In Armatimonadota bacterium, a single genomic region encodes these proteins:
- a CDS encoding HD domain-containing protein encodes MAKGKLEQAIEFAVMAHAGDYRDGDLPLPYVSHAIEVMSLLRYVGGVTDEDLLVIACLHDVLEETQYSAASIEGVFGNRVASGVVNLTRYEPSALERGELTEQQVWELRSSILLGEISQMPEEIQAIKLADRLANIRQAKVTRKPKKLARYKRQTEEILRLIPSSVNPTLWQAVFDEL; translated from the coding sequence GTGGCAAAGGGAAAGTTAGAGCAGGCTATCGAGTTCGCGGTTATGGCTCATGCGGGCGATTATCGAGATGGTGACCTGCCTTTGCCTTACGTGAGTCACGCGATAGAGGTGATGTCCTTGCTCAGGTACGTAGGTGGAGTTACTGACGAAGATTTGCTTGTGATCGCCTGTCTTCACGATGTTCTCGAAGAAACCCAATATTCTGCTGCTAGCATTGAAGGAGTTTTCGGGAACAGAGTCGCAAGTGGGGTCGTTAACCTGACTCGATACGAACCCAGCGCGCTCGAACGTGGCGAGCTAACCGAGCAACAGGTTTGGGAGCTACGATCATCTATCCTGCTCGGAGAAATTTCTCAGATGCCCGAAGAGATTCAAGCGATCAAACTCGCCGACCGACTGGCGAACATCCGGCAAGCCAAAGTCACGAGAAAACCGAAGAAACTAGCACGATACAAGCGGCAAACCGAAGAAATTCTACGATTGATCCCTTCCTCCGTCAACCCCACGCTTTGGCAGGCAGTTTTTGACGAATTGTGA
- the ppk1 gene encoding polyphosphate kinase 1, whose protein sequence is MTKKPPEGNLGRYINRELSWLAFNERVLAEAENAANPLLERLKFLAIFESNLDEFYMVRVSGLIEQFDAGVLTTTVDGLSPNEQLQQISSRVAPLRAKASTLFAEELEPALHRNAIHIRQYTELAESKQEELDGYFRSQVFPLVTPLVLFPAVSVPFISNRSLNIVVQLDIGDGELHLARIKIPTVIPRAIRLTPKRNDFILLEDLILNNLDAFFPGVKVVQAHLFRVVRDADVEIREIEAADLISTIEETIRLRRFGDPVLLEVPTSMPPLLRNTLMGLLRLDEDDVLQIDGIISMDVFWELAKIDKPGLRFEAHVPYLHEQMSTSAGLFETVSQRDILLHHPYDSFRPVETLIDSAGLDPQVFGIKQTLYRVGSESPIVESLLAAAESGKQVAAMVELKARFDESNNLVWARALERAGAHVTYGFTEMKTHAKLCLVVRREKQGLVSYAHIGTGNYNPATSRLYTDLGLLTTDPDITQDISELFNYLTGISQQRNYRKLLVAPVNLREGILERIRREVTNVKAGKVGRIIWKLNSLVDPEVIEELYIASQAGVKIDLIVRGICCLRPGVKKLSENITVLSIVGRFLEHSRIYYFENAGKPDCYIGSADAMRRNLDRRVEVLVPVENKKLQQHIKAHILENCLKDNVQAWTLDVNGKYTRRKAPKDKSHQSQTWFMARPTSKTQFSS, encoded by the coding sequence ATGACGAAGAAACCCCCAGAAGGGAACTTGGGCAGGTACATCAACCGAGAGCTGTCGTGGCTTGCATTCAACGAACGAGTTCTTGCCGAGGCGGAGAACGCGGCCAACCCCCTACTGGAACGCCTGAAGTTCCTCGCCATCTTTGAATCGAACCTCGATGAGTTCTATATGGTGCGGGTTAGCGGCCTCATCGAGCAATTCGATGCTGGAGTTCTGACGACCACCGTTGATGGCCTCAGTCCAAACGAGCAACTCCAGCAGATCTCCTCGCGCGTCGCTCCGCTGCGAGCCAAAGCAAGCACGCTTTTTGCCGAGGAACTCGAGCCCGCCCTTCACCGAAACGCGATTCACATCCGCCAGTACACTGAGCTCGCCGAGTCGAAACAGGAAGAGCTTGACGGCTATTTCCGGTCCCAAGTGTTCCCGCTTGTTACTCCGCTAGTTCTGTTCCCGGCGGTCTCGGTTCCGTTCATCAGCAACCGTTCTCTCAATATCGTAGTCCAGTTGGATATCGGCGATGGTGAGCTTCACCTGGCCCGGATCAAGATTCCGACGGTGATTCCGCGTGCAATTCGGCTGACTCCAAAGCGAAACGACTTCATCCTCCTAGAAGATCTCATCCTCAATAACCTGGATGCGTTCTTCCCTGGGGTCAAAGTGGTCCAGGCCCACTTGTTTAGGGTGGTTCGGGATGCTGACGTTGAGATTCGTGAGATCGAAGCGGCTGATCTCATCTCAACCATCGAGGAGACGATTCGACTTCGCCGGTTCGGCGATCCAGTTCTGCTCGAAGTCCCGACGTCGATGCCGCCGTTGCTGAGGAATACCCTCATGGGGCTCCTTCGGCTGGATGAGGACGACGTGCTCCAGATCGACGGAATCATTTCAATGGATGTCTTTTGGGAGCTCGCAAAGATCGACAAGCCGGGGTTGCGATTTGAAGCCCATGTTCCGTATCTGCATGAGCAGATGTCAACGTCCGCTGGACTCTTTGAGACCGTCTCTCAACGCGATATCCTCCTTCATCACCCCTACGACTCGTTCCGTCCAGTCGAAACTCTGATTGACTCAGCAGGTCTCGATCCGCAGGTTTTTGGTATCAAACAAACTCTCTATCGGGTCGGCTCGGAGTCGCCCATCGTTGAGAGCCTTTTGGCCGCCGCTGAAAGCGGGAAGCAGGTCGCAGCGATGGTCGAGCTCAAAGCGCGGTTTGACGAGAGCAACAATCTCGTCTGGGCAAGAGCTCTGGAGCGAGCGGGTGCCCACGTCACCTACGGATTCACAGAAATGAAGACCCACGCCAAACTGTGTTTGGTAGTCCGACGTGAAAAGCAGGGTCTCGTTTCCTACGCTCACATCGGGACCGGCAACTACAATCCCGCAACGAGCCGCCTCTACACGGACCTTGGTCTGCTCACGACCGATCCGGACATTACCCAGGATATATCCGAACTTTTCAACTACCTAACGGGAATAAGCCAACAACGGAACTACCGTAAGCTCCTAGTTGCTCCGGTGAATCTGCGCGAAGGAATCCTTGAGAGAATTCGGCGCGAAGTGACGAATGTAAAAGCCGGAAAGGTGGGAAGAATCATCTGGAAACTTAACTCCTTGGTCGATCCCGAAGTGATTGAAGAACTCTATATCGCCTCACAAGCAGGAGTGAAAATTGACCTTATCGTCCGTGGAATATGTTGCCTTCGTCCTGGCGTCAAAAAGCTTAGTGAGAATATCACGGTGCTCTCCATCGTAGGCCGATTCTTGGAGCATAGTCGCATCTACTACTTCGAGAATGCTGGGAAGCCGGATTGCTACATTGGTAGCGCGGACGCGATGCGCCGCAACCTCGACCGCCGGGTAGAAGTGCTCGTTCCGGTGGAAAACAAGAAGCTCCAACAGCACATCAAAGCTCATATTCTTGAGAACTGCCTCAAGGACAACGTCCAAGCCTGGACGTTGGATGTGAACGGCAAGTACACCCGGCGCAAGGCTCCGAAGGACAAATCTCACCAGTCTCAGACGTGGTTCATGGCGCGTCCAACATCGAAAACTCAGTTTTCGTCGTAA
- a CDS encoding sugar phosphate nucleotidyltransferase, with product MDSTLPIIVRHMRFAVIMAGGSGERFWPLSRKLRPKQLLRLTDPSVTMLEEAVNRIAPLLGRENVFIATSMHLAAPIRKASIVAPENVLAEPDKRNTLGCLAWVAASIMARYGETGRQATLTILTADHKIDDPDQFRDDHSLAITIAEETDSLVTLGIRPSRPDTGFGYIEYGEEVDALTSKVRMFREKPDLATAESFLAQGNFLWNSGMLTWKVSTFCDELAAVDPVSASIVLSMSEALGRAHEEHATTLFRQLPNISIDYALLEKSSKVFCVRASFPWDDVGSFDSLLRTMPVDENGNVSIGQVVAKDCVGCVLYNDSEDRVLTAVGLRDMILVQTNDAVLTASMADAQRVKEIVQMLGASPHL from the coding sequence ATGGATTCGACTCTGCCAATAATAGTCAGACATATGCGTTTTGCGGTGATCATGGCAGGGGGTTCGGGCGAACGGTTCTGGCCGCTTTCGCGCAAATTGCGACCGAAGCAATTGCTTCGCCTAACGGACCCATCGGTAACGATGTTAGAAGAAGCAGTGAACCGGATTGCGCCGCTTCTGGGACGAGAAAATGTGTTTATTGCAACGTCCATGCACTTAGCAGCGCCGATTCGCAAGGCGTCGATTGTAGCCCCAGAAAATGTATTAGCTGAACCAGACAAGCGGAACACGCTTGGTTGTTTGGCTTGGGTAGCGGCTTCGATCATGGCCCGCTATGGCGAGACCGGTCGACAAGCCACCCTGACAATTCTGACCGCCGACCACAAGATCGACGATCCCGATCAGTTCCGAGACGATCATAGCCTCGCAATTACGATTGCCGAAGAGACGGACTCTCTTGTGACTTTAGGAATTCGGCCATCTCGGCCGGACACCGGCTTTGGCTACATTGAATACGGCGAAGAAGTCGACGCGCTGACTTCCAAGGTCAGAATGTTCCGCGAGAAACCAGACTTGGCAACAGCGGAATCATTCCTCGCTCAAGGCAATTTTCTATGGAATAGCGGAATGCTCACATGGAAAGTTTCGACATTCTGTGACGAATTAGCGGCGGTTGACCCTGTGTCTGCCTCAATTGTTCTAAGCATGTCCGAGGCGTTGGGACGCGCTCACGAGGAACACGCAACAACCTTGTTCCGACAGCTTCCAAACATCTCGATTGACTATGCGTTGTTGGAGAAGTCCTCAAAAGTCTTTTGCGTCCGAGCGTCATTCCCTTGGGACGATGTCGGGTCGTTCGATAGCCTTCTGCGTACTATGCCAGTCGACGAGAATGGAAATGTTTCAATTGGGCAGGTAGTGGCGAAGGACTGCGTCGGCTGCGTCCTCTACAATGATTCCGAGGATCGCGTACTCACCGCCGTTGGGTTGCGCGACATGATTCTGGTTCAGACGAATGACGCGGTTCTGACCGCCTCGATGGCTGACGCCCAGAGGGTGAAGGAAATCGTTCAGATGCTTGGGGCTTCCCCTCACCTGTAG
- a CDS encoding TIGR03790 family protein, protein MMLGILLLGCAQTAPVKAKTTQVQTNTEANRVAVVVNATNTDSVRIGQYYATKRKVPAQNIIRITTTHNEEITPEAYAQEIEAPVRKALSKLPGIDFIVLTKGTPIRIGDQGGYSVDGALAAMNLKTRQIKQKVGQFMPDETDMDMAVKEARNPFFASTQRFSSKKFGGMYLVTRLIGYTVQDCLKLVDNSLNAKESKGPFLLDSQPAYGPGSGYYPMEQQMLRANQSLPLKGMDVYYEQTDTFSDGRETLMGYISWGSNDKSFDVEAYHRLKFKPGAIAETYVSTSARTFGSVRSGQSLIGDLIQQGVTGAKGYVSEPFTFALCPAELLFGRYYSGFNLAEAFYAASPVVKWKDMVIGDPLCRPFKTGKL, encoded by the coding sequence ATGATGCTCGGAATCCTCCTGCTCGGCTGCGCCCAGACTGCCCCAGTTAAAGCAAAAACTACCCAGGTGCAAACCAACACCGAAGCAAATCGGGTCGCAGTCGTCGTGAATGCAACGAACACCGACAGCGTGCGAATTGGTCAGTATTACGCCACCAAGCGCAAGGTTCCGGCGCAAAACATCATTCGGATCACCACAACTCATAACGAAGAAATCACTCCCGAAGCGTATGCCCAAGAAATAGAAGCTCCGGTGCGAAAAGCACTCTCCAAACTGCCCGGAATTGACTTCATTGTGCTAACCAAAGGAACTCCAATCAGAATTGGAGACCAAGGCGGCTACTCGGTCGACGGCGCACTAGCCGCAATGAATCTGAAAACCCGACAGATCAAGCAAAAAGTCGGTCAGTTCATGCCTGATGAGACCGACATGGACATGGCAGTCAAAGAAGCTCGAAACCCCTTCTTTGCCTCGACTCAACGCTTCAGTAGCAAGAAGTTCGGGGGGATGTATCTCGTCACCCGCCTTATTGGCTATACAGTCCAGGATTGTTTGAAGCTAGTTGACAACAGTTTGAATGCTAAGGAAAGCAAAGGACCTTTTCTGTTGGACTCCCAGCCCGCCTACGGACCGGGGAGTGGCTACTACCCAATGGAGCAACAGATGTTGAGAGCGAACCAGTCGCTTCCTTTGAAAGGTATGGATGTCTACTACGAGCAAACCGACACCTTTTCCGATGGCCGTGAGACTCTGATGGGCTACATCAGCTGGGGTAGTAACGATAAGAGTTTCGACGTCGAGGCATATCACCGCTTAAAGTTTAAGCCTGGCGCTATCGCCGAAACGTACGTTTCAACGAGCGCTCGAACATTTGGATCTGTCCGCTCAGGACAGTCCTTGATCGGCGATTTGATTCAGCAGGGGGTGACTGGCGCCAAAGGATATGTGAGCGAACCCTTTACCTTTGCCCTTTGTCCGGCTGAACTCCTGTTCGGACGCTACTACAGCGGCTTCAACCTCGCTGAAGCCTTTTATGCAGCCTCACCAGTAGTGAAGTGGAAAGACATGGTCATTGGCGACCCCTTGTGCCGCCCGTTCAAGACCGGAAAGCTGTAG
- the plsY gene encoding glycerol-3-phosphate 1-O-acyltransferase PlsY produces MILVGLAIFAFFLGSIPFGMLLARANGVDIRAVGSGNIGATNVVRALGPKVGLAVFVLDVLKGVIPAVATKHLVHAPFGEIQIQTLSMIMGVIAILGHMFSPFIGFKGGKGVATGFGAALGAITGAALVAFAVIILTVVITRYVSLGSILSAISVPIASMLVFHDSPQLLPILVVMVVFIVWKHRSNIERLRNGTESKFSFKKQIPDREESATEEADRNDSSR; encoded by the coding sequence ATGATCTTGGTCGGTCTAGCCATCTTTGCATTCTTCCTCGGTTCCATCCCCTTCGGGATGCTGCTTGCGCGTGCCAACGGCGTTGATATTCGTGCCGTCGGCTCCGGAAACATTGGCGCCACAAATGTTGTTCGCGCTCTTGGGCCAAAAGTTGGCCTGGCGGTTTTCGTCTTGGACGTCCTCAAGGGGGTGATCCCCGCGGTGGCCACCAAGCACCTAGTTCATGCGCCTTTTGGCGAAATTCAGATTCAAACGCTGAGCATGATCATGGGTGTGATTGCGATCCTCGGGCACATGTTCTCGCCGTTCATTGGATTTAAAGGTGGCAAAGGCGTCGCAACTGGTTTCGGAGCGGCCCTAGGCGCGATCACGGGTGCTGCTCTTGTCGCTTTCGCGGTGATCATTTTGACGGTCGTGATCACGCGCTATGTTTCCCTCGGCAGCATTCTATCGGCGATCTCGGTGCCGATTGCCTCCATGTTGGTCTTTCACGACTCACCTCAGCTCCTCCCAATCTTAGTTGTAATGGTCGTGTTCATCGTCTGGAAACACCGGTCTAACATCGAGCGGTTGCGAAACGGAACCGAGTCGAAGTTCTCGTTCAAAAAGCAGATTCCCGACCGGGAAGAATCAGCAACGGAGGAAGCCGATAGGAACGATTCTTCTCGCTGA
- a CDS encoding zinc ribbon domain-containing protein has translation MNRSVMGEIGCFTAILMSFTVVYLLFVIWKIEDTRLHYLAVGGVLTLFVALPILERTMDKLDDKAMQGEQIAICYQQIRMNPQNAMAAFRLAKILWDRGDKEVGASIASQAIPHLPASAFRDEHRLYHFWLSKVDITAVKDIHCAACGASVPPSALICPRCLGSVHLDRARSSSVLYNRKTQKIITIWSSLLLVLFIVPMMGQFPPAVTIPTVIVLLGVAVWAVVSAFVVTGEAK, from the coding sequence ATGAACCGCTCGGTGATGGGAGAAATAGGGTGTTTCACCGCCATTCTGATGTCCTTTACGGTCGTCTATTTGCTCTTCGTCATCTGGAAGATCGAAGATACTCGTCTCCATTATCTTGCTGTTGGAGGAGTTTTGACACTATTTGTGGCGCTTCCGATCTTGGAACGCACGATGGATAAGCTGGACGACAAGGCCATGCAGGGTGAGCAAATCGCAATTTGCTACCAGCAAATCAGGATGAACCCCCAGAATGCAATGGCAGCGTTTCGGCTCGCGAAGATTCTGTGGGACCGTGGAGACAAGGAAGTTGGCGCCTCGATTGCCTCCCAAGCGATCCCCCACTTACCAGCCAGCGCGTTCCGCGATGAGCACAGATTGTATCACTTCTGGCTGTCAAAGGTGGACATAACCGCCGTCAAAGACATTCACTGCGCCGCTTGCGGGGCATCGGTGCCGCCAAGCGCACTGATCTGCCCCCGTTGCCTGGGCTCCGTTCACCTGGACCGTGCAAGAAGCTCGTCCGTCCTCTACAATCGCAAAACTCAGAAGATCATTACAATCTGGTCCTCGCTCCTGCTCGTGTTGTTTATCGTGCCTATGATGGGGCAGTTCCCGCCCGCAGTAACCATACCGACCGTCATCGTGCTTCTCGGGGTTGCGGTTTGGGCTGTTGTAAGTGCTTTCGTCGTCACTGGAGAAGCAAAGTGA
- a CDS encoding LptF/LptG family permease — protein sequence MRRIDRYIYREIFPIFLLSFLVVTVLFQADAYLFLAKNELTRNVPLLATVQLILWGTPERLNLVFPIAVALGSSLALSRISRESEITAIRAAGGKVSRVVWPVLWFGLAAGLLNFWSITKLTPYATKRSQDLQMSSNVLAGMGTFVSNKPIKLGNYTVSIGSITKVDEDTLSLRDTILVDRTDESNLSVISSQEGTYQRGIWRFSNAASVSVKPGRENAIVSKSKEFVINQKISLPEMMGKSQDQERPDLTIPELLEQIKLKRTMGASSVRDEITLHKMFSIPMMCVIFALVTPFFSIKLAKFGGFAGVMISMVIVMGYYNILVICTEIAAKSATVNPALITWLPDIIFLAIGLVFMRKLE from the coding sequence GTGAGGCGCATCGACCGTTACATCTACCGCGAAATCTTCCCGATATTCCTACTGTCGTTTTTGGTCGTGACCGTTCTTTTTCAGGCCGATGCCTACCTCTTTCTCGCCAAAAACGAGCTCACACGAAATGTCCCACTTCTAGCGACAGTTCAACTCATCCTCTGGGGAACTCCCGAAAGACTCAATCTCGTCTTTCCAATCGCGGTCGCTCTAGGTAGCTCGCTCGCCCTTTCGCGAATTTCTAGGGAGAGTGAAATTACTGCCATCCGCGCCGCGGGCGGCAAGGTTTCGCGCGTCGTTTGGCCTGTTCTTTGGTTCGGTCTTGCGGCGGGCTTGCTCAACTTCTGGAGCATCACTAAGCTAACTCCGTACGCAACCAAACGATCCCAAGACCTCCAGATGTCCTCGAATGTGCTCGCCGGAATGGGCACTTTCGTGTCGAACAAGCCGATCAAACTGGGTAACTATACGGTTTCCATCGGTTCGATCACCAAGGTTGATGAAGATACCCTCAGCCTCCGAGACACGATTCTGGTAGACCGAACCGACGAATCCAACTTGAGTGTCATTTCTTCGCAAGAGGGAACCTACCAGCGGGGGATTTGGAGGTTCTCAAATGCGGCATCGGTCAGTGTTAAGCCTGGACGCGAAAACGCGATCGTCTCGAAGTCAAAAGAGTTTGTTATCAACCAAAAGATCAGCCTTCCCGAAATGATGGGAAAGAGTCAGGACCAGGAGCGACCCGACCTTACGATTCCTGAGCTTCTGGAGCAAATAAAGCTGAAACGCACCATGGGCGCGTCATCGGTGCGCGATGAAATCACGCTTCATAAGATGTTCAGCATTCCCATGATGTGTGTCATCTTCGCCCTTGTCACCCCGTTCTTCAGCATCAAACTGGCGAAGTTCGGCGGCTTCGCGGGCGTCATGATTAGCATGGTCATCGTGATGGGCTACTACAACATCCTCGTGATCTGCACCGAAATCGCCGCCAAATCAGCAACAGTGAACCCCGCCCTGATCACCTGGCTGCCCGACATCATCTTCCTTGCAATCGGCCTCGTCTTTATGAGGAAGCTAGAGTGA
- a CDS encoding alpha/beta hydrolase produces MTTLAQNDKMTPIPIPKQPGAIELGTGKLPEATAEESWHSQYGSMFARNVSVATLTPFLPPKSKATGAAVIVAPGGGFRTLSMQNEGWDVAKALNKRGVAAFVLKYRLNPTPADLAEFAAPPRGTGGGAPRRPPTSADPSQAFAPQVADATAAFALVRSRAKEWNIDPTKVGMIGFSAGAMLTLQTALYGKDVNPAFIGDIYGPLGAVKVPANAPPLYIALAADDPFFANAGFGLIESWKAAKRPVEFHLFEQGGHGFGMYPKETTSTGWFENFASWLRMHGYIKS; encoded by the coding sequence ATGACTACCCTTGCTCAAAACGACAAAATGACACCAATCCCGATTCCGAAGCAGCCCGGTGCGATTGAGCTCGGCACAGGGAAGCTACCCGAGGCAACTGCAGAAGAGTCCTGGCATTCGCAGTACGGCAGCATGTTCGCTCGCAACGTCAGCGTCGCAACCCTCACTCCGTTCCTCCCGCCCAAATCCAAAGCCACCGGCGCAGCCGTCATCGTCGCACCTGGCGGCGGATTCCGAACTCTTTCGATGCAAAACGAAGGCTGGGACGTCGCAAAAGCCCTCAACAAAAGGGGCGTCGCGGCATTTGTTCTCAAGTACCGCCTGAACCCAACTCCAGCAGATTTGGCTGAGTTTGCCGCACCACCCAGGGGAACTGGCGGTGGTGCTCCCCGGCGCCCACCCACCTCGGCAGATCCATCCCAGGCCTTTGCACCGCAAGTTGCAGATGCAACTGCTGCTTTCGCCCTTGTTCGCTCGAGAGCCAAAGAGTGGAATATCGACCCAACCAAGGTTGGAATGATAGGCTTCTCGGCCGGCGCGATGCTCACCCTCCAAACCGCACTTTACGGAAAGGACGTCAATCCTGCATTTATCGGAGATATCTATGGACCGCTCGGAGCCGTAAAGGTCCCCGCCAACGCACCACCGCTGTACATCGCTCTCGCCGCTGACGACCCCTTCTTCGCCAACGCTGGCTTCGGGCTGATCGAGAGCTGGAAAGCCGCCAAGCGCCCAGTAGAGTTCCACCTCTTCGAGCAAGGCGGTCACGGCTTCGGAATGTATCCCAAGGAGACAACCAGCACCGGCTGGTTCGAAAACTTCGCCTCTTGGCTCCGCATGCACGGCTACATCAAGAGCTAG
- a CDS encoding glycosyltransferase family 39 protein, with protein sequence MLGLAIVSIISVGASAAFSYYGRRLFADQCWAAKQGLSGLVGLGLWGMFTYFQGMLDTKTVGTGGLILIGLLTTFGAGYWLAKERHKAPAETRPPLAFWLALIPLLISLVGVLTPSTSLDWDSVAYHLAVPKIWLQEGHVSSVSYIHHSNFPAAVDGLFLIGLKIGGQAGAKAFVWWFTAFGTLAIYGVLGDRFGKKAGAVSALIFASIPMVIWESGTAYIDVAHGLFAGFGFYFAALHIESRKREDAILAGIMLGLAAGSKYTGLQSIGIAGLLMLIMGDRKLAAQALTITVAIAAPWYIKNWIVVGNPVYPFFSGVLGGKYWDAAAAAMYSEEQKTFGYQGVANIGNSIFGLVGNPGHFTNPGQTTGQGFAFVSLGFALLATGAAGIAKGLASKFDRSIALMIGIQLLAWTVLSQQSRYILALAIPLLALGARAIDWKPTKHLIPAAAGLQLLASLYIYNSSVIQERLPVLAGGLTEQEFLEGFDTNDGQRVPGKVATATLNKVTKDDPAVKKIALLDEVFGFYLDKPYFWAGPGHTTQVAWAKMQTAKDMIDNLKQLGITHVYLNNQYVADLDKWNRSLTQARSEPLAEDIRNKWRQLVSDAIFEGKLKPTQQLSRTKTLYEIAQ encoded by the coding sequence ATGCTTGGCCTAGCAATTGTTTCGATCATATCTGTCGGTGCTAGTGCAGCATTTTCCTACTACGGACGACGGCTGTTTGCGGACCAGTGTTGGGCTGCAAAACAGGGCCTTTCGGGACTTGTTGGACTTGGCTTATGGGGGATGTTCACTTACTTCCAAGGAATGCTAGATACCAAAACCGTCGGAACCGGTGGGCTAATCCTTATTGGACTACTGACGACGTTCGGAGCCGGTTATTGGCTCGCTAAAGAGCGACACAAAGCTCCTGCAGAAACTCGCCCGCCGTTGGCCTTTTGGCTAGCCCTAATCCCACTCCTCATCTCCCTCGTCGGAGTCCTCACACCGTCCACATCCCTAGACTGGGATAGCGTCGCGTACCACCTCGCCGTACCTAAAATCTGGCTCCAGGAGGGTCACGTCAGCAGCGTTTCGTACATCCACCACTCCAACTTTCCCGCCGCTGTCGATGGCCTCTTCCTCATCGGTCTCAAGATCGGCGGTCAAGCCGGAGCCAAGGCGTTCGTCTGGTGGTTCACTGCCTTCGGAACCCTCGCCATCTACGGCGTCCTTGGCGACCGATTCGGCAAAAAGGCCGGAGCGGTCAGCGCGCTCATCTTCGCCAGCATCCCCATGGTCATCTGGGAAAGCGGCACTGCCTACATCGACGTCGCCCACGGCCTCTTCGCCGGGTTCGGTTTCTACTTCGCCGCGCTCCACATCGAGAGCCGCAAAAGGGAAGATGCCATCCTTGCCGGAATCATGCTCGGCCTCGCTGCTGGATCCAAGTACACCGGACTCCAAAGCATCGGCATCGCCGGACTCCTGATGCTCATCATGGGCGACCGCAAGCTTGCCGCCCAGGCTCTGACCATCACAGTTGCAATAGCCGCCCCCTGGTACATCAAGAACTGGATCGTCGTTGGAAACCCCGTCTACCCCTTCTTCTCCGGAGTCCTCGGTGGCAAATACTGGGACGCCGCTGCCGCCGCGATGTACTCCGAAGAGCAGAAAACCTTCGGCTATCAAGGAGTCGCTAATATCGGCAACAGTATCTTCGGCCTCGTCGGAAACCCGGGCCACTTTACCAACCCGGGCCAAACCACCGGCCAAGGCTTTGCCTTCGTCAGCTTAGGCTTTGCCCTCCTCGCCACCGGAGCCGCTGGAATCGCAAAAGGGCTCGCAAGCAAGTTCGACCGCAGCATCGCCCTGATGATCGGAATCCAGCTTCTCGCCTGGACCGTCCTCAGCCAGCAGTCGCGATACATCCTCGCCCTCGCCATTCCCCTCCTCGCCCTTGGCGCAAGAGCAATCGACTGGAAGCCAACCAAGCACCTCATCCCCGCCGCCGCTGGACTCCAGCTCCTAGCCAGTCTGTACATCTACAACTCGTCAGTTATTCAAGAACGCCTTCCGGTCCTCGCGGGCGGGCTCACCGAACAGGAGTTCCTGGAAGGATTTGATACCAACGACGGCCAAAGAGTCCCGGGAAAGGTCGCAACCGCCACCCTCAACAAAGTCACCAAAGATGATCCCGCCGTCAAAAAGATCGCTCTTCTCGACGAAGTCTTTGGCTTCTACCTCGACAAACCCTACTTCTGGGCCGGCCCCGGACACACCACCCAAGTCGCCTGGGCAAAAATGCAAACCGCGAAAGACATGATTGACAACCTGAAACAGCTGGGGATCACCCACGTCTATCTCAACAACCAGTACGTTGCTGACCTCGACAAGTGGAACCGAAGCTTAACCCAAGCCCGCTCCGAGCCCCTTGCCGAGGATATCCGCAACAAGTGGCGCCAACTCGTCAGCGACGCCATCTTTGAAGGCAAGCTCAAACCCACCCAACAACTCAGTCGAACCAAAACCCTTTACGAAATCGCACAGTAA